Proteins encoded by one window of Deinococcus aerophilus:
- a CDS encoding toxic anion resistance protein encodes MTDGKPGPLTPPESTLSAPAAVRNVAPDDAPEMVPLSPEDRARLEDMARAFAVDVLNAGTHSPEFKRKLDAVHDLGLPEQRAAAQTSNRMLDRPLRATRSGALAEGSDILNSLTDLRRTVEDLDPSRAPTPRRLFGLLPGAKKVQNAMDKYQSAQAHLNGILEALYRGQDELRRDNATIETEKLHLWETMQKLRQYAHVGKAVDQALTERLAELQTTDPEKARMVSEELLFAVRQRVTDLLTQLAVSIQGYLALDLVRRNNLELIKGVDRATTTTVSALKTALMVSQALGTQGAVLGQVTALNDTTGKMIGSTASLLKQQSTEIQRQAASATVDPQIIQGAFRDVYGALDAISSYRQQALERFSETMHVLDKEVAQAQTYLDRERQGVAREVAQGLNVTREGELKL; translated from the coding sequence ATGACTGACGGCAAGCCCGGACCGCTGACCCCGCCCGAATCCACCCTGAGCGCCCCGGCGGCGGTGAGGAACGTGGCCCCCGACGACGCGCCGGAAATGGTGCCCCTGTCGCCCGAGGACCGCGCCCGGCTGGAGGACATGGCACGCGCCTTTGCGGTGGACGTGCTGAACGCCGGTACCCATAGCCCCGAGTTCAAGCGCAAGCTCGACGCCGTGCATGACCTGGGCCTGCCCGAGCAGCGGGCCGCAGCGCAGACGAGCAACCGCATGCTCGACCGCCCGCTGCGCGCCACCCGCAGCGGCGCACTCGCCGAGGGCAGCGACATTCTCAACAGCCTGACCGACCTGCGCCGCACCGTGGAGGACCTGGACCCCAGCCGCGCGCCCACGCCGCGGCGTCTGTTTGGCCTTCTGCCGGGCGCGAAGAAGGTCCAGAACGCGATGGACAAGTACCAGAGTGCGCAGGCGCACCTCAACGGTATCCTGGAGGCGCTGTACCGCGGTCAGGACGAGCTGCGGCGCGACAACGCGACCATCGAGACCGAGAAGCTGCACCTGTGGGAGACCATGCAGAAGCTGCGGCAGTACGCCCACGTGGGCAAGGCGGTGGATCAGGCCCTGACCGAACGTCTGGCCGAGTTGCAGACCACCGACCCGGAAAAGGCCCGCATGGTCAGCGAGGAACTGCTGTTCGCGGTGCGCCAGCGCGTGACCGACCTGCTGACCCAGCTCGCCGTGAGCATCCAGGGCTACCTCGCGCTGGATCTGGTGCGGCGCAACAACCTGGAACTCATCAAGGGCGTGGACCGCGCCACCACCACCACCGTCAGCGCCCTGAAGACCGCGCTGATGGTGTCGCAGGCGCTGGGCACCCAGGGCGCGGTGCTGGGACAGGTCACCGCCCTGAACGACACGACCGGCAAGATGATCGGCTCCACGGCCAGCCTGCTCAAGCAGCAGTCTACCGAGATCCAGCGCCAGGCCGCGAGCGCCACGGTGGACCCGCAGATCATCCAGGGAGCTTTCCGCGACGTGTACGGCGCACTGGACGCCATCAGCAGCTACCGCCAGCAGGCCCTGGAACGCTTTTCCGAGACCATGCACGTGCTGGACAAGGAGGTGGCCCAGGCCCAGACCTACCTGGACCGCGAGCGCCAGGGGGTGGCCCGTGAAGTCGCCCAGGGCCTGAACGTGACCCGCGAGGGCGAGCTGAAGCTTTGA
- the gatC gene encoding Asp-tRNA(Asn)/Glu-tRNA(Gln) amidotransferase subunit GatC, producing the protein MIDAAQIEHLATLARLELTPEERGAMHEDLNRVLGYFEQLRAVDTSGVEEMQRPVDLVNVLRDDVPGEAFSVDVVRALAPETQDGFIRVPRTVEAE; encoded by the coding sequence ATGATTGACGCGGCCCAGATCGAACACCTCGCCACCCTGGCGAGGCTGGAACTCACCCCCGAGGAGCGCGGGGCAATGCACGAAGACCTCAACCGCGTGCTGGGCTACTTCGAGCAGCTGCGCGCGGTGGACACCAGCGGCGTGGAGGAGATGCAGCGTCCCGTGGATCTGGTGAACGTCCTGCGCGACGACGTGCCCGGCGAGGCGTTCTCCGTGGACGTGGTGCGCGCTCTGGCTCCCGAGACCCAGGACGGATTCATCCGCGTGCCCCGCACGGTCGAGGCCGAGTAG
- a CDS encoding phosphoribosyltransferase, producing MADPLFHNRQEAGRQLAVHLSKLHSWPHTIALGLPRGGVPVAAQVARVLGVPLDVLMVRKLGLPGQPEVAMGAIASGGVRVLNEDLVRRAGVSAQALADAEAREKAELIRRETAYRGGRPPLALAGWTALLIDDGVATGATLRAALRAVRARLPARVAVAVPVAPPDTCRELQALADEVVCLWTPAHFHAVGQFYRDFGQTTDEEVRAWLAHPLAPGHAPLDLP from the coding sequence ATGGCTGATCCGCTGTTCCACAACCGGCAGGAGGCGGGGCGGCAACTCGCCGTCCACCTCAGCAAGTTGCACTCCTGGCCCCATACCATCGCGCTGGGGCTGCCGCGCGGCGGCGTGCCGGTGGCCGCCCAGGTTGCCCGCGTTCTGGGCGTGCCGCTGGACGTCCTCATGGTGCGCAAGCTGGGGCTGCCGGGCCAGCCCGAGGTGGCCATGGGGGCCATCGCCTCGGGGGGGGTGCGGGTTCTGAACGAGGATCTGGTGCGCCGCGCGGGAGTATCGGCGCAGGCCCTGGCCGACGCCGAGGCCCGCGAGAAAGCGGAGCTGATCCGCCGGGAAACAGCCTACCGGGGCGGGCGCCCCCCCCTGGCCCTGGCCGGATGGACAGCGCTGCTTATTGACGACGGCGTGGCAACCGGGGCCACCCTGCGCGCGGCGCTGCGGGCCGTCCGCGCCCGGTTGCCCGCCCGGGTGGCCGTGGCCGTTCCGGTGGCCCCGCCCGACACCTGCCGGGAACTCCAGGCGCTGGCCGACGAGGTCGTCTGCCTGTGGACCCCGGCCCATTTTCACGCGGTGGGCCAGTTCTACCGGGACTTCGGGCAGACCACCGATGAGGAGGTCCGCGCGTGGCTGGCCCATCCCCTGGCCCCCGGCCACGCTCCCCTCGACCTTCCCTGA
- the abc-f gene encoding ribosomal protection-like ABC-F family protein, with amino-acid sequence MLVAAADATKEYGPLTVLDGVNFAVQPGDRVGLVGRNGAGKSTLLKLLTGQLAPDGGSVRRAPGVRVRALQQDPVFAPDATVDSVLDAAFHDLDALEAELAQAAAEMERGTPESILHHEAVLEHYIRRGGFERRSRKEAVTLAFGFRGRETAAASSLSGGERTRLGLAALLVENPDVLLLDEPTNHLDIVMVEWLETFLARYPGAVLVISHDRTFLDTVTNETAYLRGGGLRVYPGNYSAFRAALEAEHEQQAARAAQDARQVASLQASADRMKIWGLGMSKLARRAKAMQARVDRMQARATGAPPPEERSARITFHAPESGDIVLDARHLTRAIPEESGGRRTLFADVNVQVRRGERIAIIGRNGAGKTTLLRTLLGLEPSDDPRARVLTGARVGVGYYDQALRGVEPDQTLYDVAREYVQKDPQAHDLLGTFMFPYDQHDKPARILSGGERARLALLKLAQEDRNLLVMDEPTNHLDMEMVEALEAALENFDGTLMMVSHDRAFIEGLADRIWLIEDGAFYEYPGWEDYRAKHRTLAEREAEAAAAAPVSRTEVRPAAPRGKGLWHLKRDLEAIEADIARLEAELEQAQAALNSAPPDADFTALGQAAHDLEAALERKMEEWGTKGAEVEEKGG; translated from the coding sequence GTGCTTGTCGCCGCCGCAGATGCCACCAAGGAATACGGACCGCTGACGGTGCTGGACGGAGTCAATTTTGCCGTGCAGCCCGGCGACCGGGTGGGGCTGGTGGGCCGCAACGGAGCCGGCAAGTCCACCCTGCTGAAGTTGCTGACCGGCCAGCTGGCCCCCGATGGCGGCAGCGTGCGCCGCGCTCCCGGCGTGCGTGTGCGCGCGCTGCAGCAGGACCCGGTGTTCGCCCCGGACGCCACGGTGGACAGTGTGCTGGACGCCGCGTTTCATGACCTTGACGCCCTGGAGGCCGAGCTGGCCCAGGCCGCTGCCGAGATGGAGCGGGGCACCCCCGAGAGCATCCTGCACCACGAGGCGGTGCTGGAGCACTACATCCGGCGCGGGGGCTTTGAGCGGCGCAGCCGCAAGGAGGCCGTGACCCTGGCCTTCGGCTTCCGGGGGCGCGAGACGGCGGCGGCCTCCAGCCTCAGCGGCGGCGAACGCACCCGCCTGGGCCTGGCGGCCCTGCTCGTCGAGAACCCCGACGTGCTGCTGCTCGACGAGCCCACCAACCACCTCGACATCGTGATGGTCGAGTGGCTGGAGACCTTTCTGGCCCGCTATCCCGGCGCGGTCCTGGTGATCAGCCACGACCGCACCTTCCTGGACACCGTGACCAACGAAACCGCCTACCTGCGCGGCGGCGGCCTGCGGGTGTATCCGGGCAACTACAGCGCCTTTCGCGCCGCGCTGGAGGCCGAACACGAACAACAGGCCGCCCGCGCCGCCCAGGACGCCCGGCAGGTCGCCTCTCTGCAGGCCAGCGCCGACCGCATGAAGATCTGGGGGCTGGGCATGAGCAAGCTCGCCCGCCGCGCCAAGGCCATGCAGGCCCGCGTGGACCGCATGCAGGCGCGCGCGACAGGTGCTCCGCCGCCCGAGGAACGCAGCGCCCGCATCACCTTTCACGCCCCCGAGAGCGGTGACATCGTGCTGGACGCCCGGCACCTGACCCGGGCCATTCCGGAAGAGAGCGGGGGGAGGCGCACGCTGTTTGCCGACGTGAATGTGCAGGTGCGCCGGGGCGAGCGCATCGCCATCATCGGGCGTAACGGAGCGGGCAAGACCACGCTGCTGCGCACGCTGCTGGGGCTGGAGCCCAGCGACGACCCGCGCGCGCGCGTGCTGACCGGGGCGCGGGTGGGGGTGGGGTACTACGATCAGGCGCTGCGCGGCGTGGAGCCGGACCAGACCCTCTACGACGTGGCCCGCGAGTACGTGCAGAAAGACCCCCAGGCCCACGATCTGCTGGGCACCTTCATGTTTCCCTACGATCAGCACGACAAGCCCGCCCGCATCCTCTCGGGCGGCGAGCGGGCGCGTCTGGCCCTGCTGAAACTCGCACAGGAGGACCGCAACCTGCTCGTGATGGACGAGCCGACCAACCACCTGGACATGGAGATGGTCGAGGCGCTGGAAGCCGCACTGGAAAACTTCGACGGCACCCTGATGATGGTCAGCCACGACCGCGCCTTTATCGAGGGCCTGGCCGACCGCATCTGGCTGATCGAGGACGGCGCCTTCTACGAATACCCCGGCTGGGAGGACTACCGCGCCAAGCACCGCACCCTGGCCGAGCGCGAGGCCGAGGCCGCCGCCGCCGCTCCGGTCAGCCGCACCGAGGTCAGGCCTGCGGCTCCCCGGGGCAAGGGCCTGTGGCACCTGAAGCGGGATCTGGAAGCCATTGAGGCCGACATCGCCCGTCTGGAGGCCGAGCTGGAACAGGCCCAGGCGGCCCTGAACAGCGCCCCGCCCGACGCCGACTTCACGGCGCTGGGGCAGGCGGCCCATGACCTGGAAGCGGCCCTGGAGCGCAAGATGGAGGAGTGGGGTACCAAGGGGGCCGAGGTAGAAGAAAAGGGCGGCTAG
- a CDS encoding GGDEF domain-containing protein: protein MRSSPERTLRRYTVPAAALLAAALALLPGDAALWDALNRALPSPPEPRVVVVGIDDATLRDYGRLEAWPADLYAQALRTLDEAGVQTIGLDVKLAQLVRDQSGLRELFARPNMVLATEPGAAALPAPGRRSLNGVSTLDADREGVVRTFQTAYPDRRGELQPSFVRQLAVSAGQPVPLDTAPRLLRRFRSDPARLSVIPFRDVVNGNVRFGDLQGRVVLIGLTAEGQPGAAWRDTAGAALPAVLLQARAVSTLLGPPLVKVPLWLTLVLCMGVAALAAALRGLWGFVLALGTLALAAPLWQLNVLFPGMSVSLSAILGTALVALERWWILRNLGVRDPLTGLGNRLAFTRALEGRWQGRRTRPLGLLLIDLSGFRKVNEAYGRPAGDELLRDLAARIGPHKRRGDLIFRWGPDEFAVLLDNTSAPELTTLTARMQESLGAVTYRDLTLRANVGGALTGPDTATPNDLIEAASRSRYRAKYQREQRDG from the coding sequence ATGCGGTCCTCCCCTGAACGCACCCTGAGGCGCTACACCGTGCCGGCGGCGGCGCTGCTCGCCGCCGCACTTGCCCTGCTGCCCGGCGACGCCGCGCTGTGGGACGCCCTGAACCGCGCGCTGCCCAGCCCGCCTGAACCCCGCGTGGTCGTGGTCGGCATCGACGACGCCACGCTGCGCGACTATGGCCGCCTGGAGGCGTGGCCGGCCGATCTGTATGCCCAGGCGCTGCGGACCCTGGATGAGGCCGGCGTGCAGACCATCGGGCTGGACGTCAAGCTCGCCCAGCTTGTCCGGGACCAGTCCGGCCTGCGCGAGCTGTTTGCCCGGCCCAACATGGTCCTGGCCACCGAGCCGGGCGCGGCGGCACTGCCGGCACCGGGCCGGCGCTCCCTGAACGGAGTCAGCACCCTGGACGCCGACCGGGAGGGCGTGGTCCGCACCTTCCAGACCGCCTACCCGGACCGGCGGGGCGAATTGCAGCCCAGTTTCGTGCGGCAGCTTGCCGTCAGCGCCGGACAGCCGGTGCCGCTGGACACGGCGCCCCGGCTGTTGCGGCGCTTTCGCAGCGATCCGGCACGGCTGTCGGTGATTCCCTTCCGCGATGTGGTGAACGGCAATGTGCGCTTCGGCGATCTGCAGGGCCGGGTGGTTCTGATCGGCCTGACCGCCGAGGGCCAGCCGGGCGCAGCGTGGCGCGACACGGCGGGCGCGGCCCTGCCCGCCGTGCTGCTGCAGGCGCGGGCCGTGTCCACCCTGCTGGGACCGCCGCTGGTCAAGGTGCCGCTGTGGCTCACGCTGGTGCTGTGCATGGGGGTGGCCGCCCTGGCCGCGGCCCTGCGCGGGCTGTGGGGCTTTGTGCTGGCGCTGGGGACGCTGGCCCTGGCCGCGCCGCTGTGGCAGCTCAACGTGCTGTTTCCGGGCATGTCGGTCTCTCTGTCGGCCATCCTGGGCACTGCGCTGGTGGCGCTGGAACGCTGGTGGATCCTGCGCAATCTGGGGGTGCGTGATCCGCTGACCGGCCTGGGCAACCGCCTGGCCTTTACCCGCGCCCTCGAAGGCCGCTGGCAGGGACGGCGCACCCGGCCGCTGGGCCTGCTGCTGATTGATCTCAGCGGCTTTCGCAAGGTGAACGAGGCCTACGGACGCCCCGCCGGAGACGAGCTGCTGCGCGACCTGGCCGCCCGGATTGGCCCGCACAAACGCCGCGGCGACCTGATCTTCCGCTGGGGGCCCGACGAGTTCGCCGTGCTGCTGGACAACACCAGCGCCCCCGAACTCACCACCCTGACCGCGCGCATGCAGGAGTCACTGGGGGCCGTGACCTACCGCGACCTCACGCTGCGGGCCAATGTCGGCGGCGCCCTGACCGGTCCGGACACCGCCACCCCCAACGATCTGATCGAGGCGGCCAGCCGCAGCCGCTACCGCGCCAAGTATCAGCGCGAACAACGAGACGGCTGA
- a CDS encoding DinB family protein, whose amino-acid sequence MTQPLLDASSLRFVGETPGEVRVRLSTELDRLEAHLRGRAHDWSTAQPGREWSPAQEAEHVMKIDDSIVPLLRLLLSDKPLRPMPQIPGELKDGKRQAPPMTLPGEDGLPFEALDTTWAEHRTRLEEMAARVEPTPGRTFWHQFLGELDALDWLRMVVAHIRAHRKLLEQSAA is encoded by the coding sequence ATGACACAACCTTTGCTGGACGCCTCCTCGCTGCGCTTCGTGGGGGAAACGCCCGGGGAAGTTCGCGTGCGCCTGAGCACCGAACTCGACCGCCTGGAAGCCCACCTGCGCGGCCGCGCCCACGACTGGTCCACCGCGCAGCCCGGACGCGAGTGGTCGCCCGCCCAGGAGGCCGAACACGTCATGAAGATCGACGACAGCATCGTGCCCCTGCTGCGGCTGCTGCTGTCGGACAAACCGCTGCGGCCCATGCCCCAGATTCCCGGTGAGCTGAAAGACGGCAAGCGCCAGGCTCCACCGATGACGCTGCCGGGCGAGGACGGCCTGCCCTTCGAAGCCCTGGACACCACCTGGGCTGAACACCGGACCCGCCTGGAGGAGATGGCCGCCCGCGTGGAGCCCACGCCGGGCCGCACCTTCTGGCATCAGTTTCTGGGCGAGCTCGACGCCCTGGACTGGCTGCGGATGGTCGTTGCCCACATCCGCGCCCACCGCAAGCTGCTTGAGCAGAGTGCTGCGTGA
- a CDS encoding endonuclease, translated as MDIPPEVLKETQARFVGRDSVRTHTLERLGVGGPLAAETQARVQGRLTRLGVPFPDACALSEGRETMLEVAGRLPGDTRIQMERILGANDLVGVAYLDLARAAAQAVGRVVLRDRRGRTVGFGTGWLCSPRAILTNHHVLEDAASARLSVIEFNYELRPDGSLSTPVTLPLDPDTLFLTSQALDYSLVAVRGDTSAFGWLPLYASVDKTVLGEALSIVQHPGGEPKQVALRENRLVDLLPDFLHYETDTAPGSSGSPVFNDAWEVVALHHSGVPRTDAQGRTLRRDGQPMQPGDPDSAIEWIANEGVRVSRLLSDLRARPDAAGNPLVAEVLTPSRPPPLALSPAAPPVGRAAEAVSAVDLGLVTPGPDGVVSWPVTLRLQVRGGEAGPPPPPVSSAPRPAPAAYLGPQDAAAAAAYYAGLTPGGDPQARFVELSQLLTRTHTHTPRYNPAAELYPHVDVWPDGRLRSLYSAREHRPEELIAADRAAQARRTELAAREGLSVDTLEDAFPYNCEHVVPQSWFGKREPMRGDLHHLFACEPDCNSFRGNTPYFDFPDYGEALRSDCGRRDPGEFEPAHGKGAAARATLYFLLRYPGVVRQYAERHLQTLLAWHAAQPPGDWERHRNAEIFTRQGNRNPLIDHPGWAGDIAFSEGLGR; from the coding sequence ATGGACATTCCGCCCGAGGTGCTCAAAGAAACGCAGGCCCGCTTTGTCGGGCGGGACTCCGTGCGGACGCACACCCTCGAGCGCCTGGGGGTGGGTGGGCCGCTCGCGGCGGAAACCCAGGCGCGGGTCCAGGGCCGCCTGACCCGGCTGGGGGTGCCGTTTCCGGACGCCTGCGCCCTGTCCGAGGGCCGCGAGACCATGCTGGAGGTGGCCGGGCGCCTGCCGGGCGACACCCGCATTCAGATGGAACGCATCCTGGGTGCCAACGATCTGGTGGGGGTGGCGTACCTGGACCTGGCCCGCGCCGCCGCGCAGGCGGTGGGCCGGGTGGTGCTGCGGGACCGCCGCGGCCGCACGGTGGGCTTCGGGACCGGGTGGCTGTGCAGCCCGCGCGCCATCTTGACCAACCACCACGTTCTCGAGGACGCCGCGAGCGCGCGGCTCTCGGTGATCGAGTTCAATTATGAGCTCAGGCCCGACGGCTCGCTGAGCACCCCGGTCACGCTGCCGCTGGACCCCGATACGCTGTTCCTGACCTCGCAGGCGTTGGACTACTCGCTGGTGGCGGTGCGCGGAGACACCTCGGCCTTCGGCTGGCTGCCGCTGTATGCCAGCGTGGACAAGACCGTGCTGGGCGAGGCCCTGAGCATCGTGCAGCACCCGGGTGGCGAGCCCAAGCAGGTGGCGCTGCGCGAGAACCGGCTGGTGGACCTGTTGCCCGACTTCCTGCACTACGAGACCGACACCGCCCCGGGCAGCAGCGGCAGTCCGGTGTTCAACGACGCGTGGGAGGTCGTCGCCCTGCACCACAGCGGCGTGCCGCGCACCGACGCCCAGGGCCGCACCCTGAGGCGCGACGGCCAGCCCATGCAGCCCGGAGACCCCGACAGCGCCATCGAGTGGATTGCCAACGAGGGAGTGCGGGTCAGCCGCCTGCTGAGCGACCTGCGCGCCCGCCCCGACGCGGCCGGCAACCCCCTCGTGGCCGAGGTGCTGACCCCCAGCCGTCCGCCCCCCCTGGCCCTCTCTCCCGCCGCGCCGCCTGTGGGCCGCGCGGCCGAGGCGGTCAGCGCCGTGGACCTGGGCCTCGTCACCCCCGGCCCGGACGGGGTGGTGAGCTGGCCCGTGACCCTGAGGCTGCAGGTCCGGGGAGGAGAGGCGGGGCCGCCCCCACCGCCCGTGTCGTCCGCCCCGCGGCCCGCCCCCGCCGCCTATCTTGGTCCGCAGGACGCAGCGGCGGCGGCCGCCTACTACGCGGGTCTGACCCCGGGGGGCGACCCACAGGCCCGCTTCGTGGAACTGTCGCAACTGCTGACGCGCACCCACACGCACACGCCGCGCTACAACCCTGCCGCGGAGCTGTACCCGCACGTAGACGTGTGGCCCGACGGGCGGCTGCGCAGCCTGTACAGCGCCCGCGAACACCGCCCCGAAGAGCTGATTGCCGCCGACCGGGCCGCGCAGGCGCGCCGCACCGAGCTGGCCGCCCGCGAGGGCCTGAGCGTTGACACGCTGGAAGACGCGTTTCCGTACAACTGCGAACACGTGGTGCCGCAGAGCTGGTTTGGCAAGCGCGAGCCGATGCGCGGCGACCTGCACCACCTGTTTGCCTGCGAACCCGACTGCAACTCGTTCCGGGGCAACACGCCGTACTTCGATTTTCCCGACTACGGCGAGGCCCTCAGAAGCGACTGCGGCCGGCGCGATCCCGGCGAGTTCGAGCCTGCCCACGGCAAGGGCGCGGCGGCACGGGCCACCCTGTACTTTCTGCTGCGCTATCCCGGGGTGGTGCGGCAGTACGCCGAGCGCCACCTGCAGACCCTGCTCGCTTGGCACGCAGCCCAGCCGCCCGGGGACTGGGAGCGGCACCGCAACGCCGAGATCTTCACGCGCCAGGGCAACCGCAATCCGCTGATTGACCATCCCGGGTGGGCCGGAGACATCGCGTTCTCGGAGGGGTTGGGGCGCTGA
- the serS gene encoding serine--tRNA ligase: MLDLKFIRENAGAVRRAIEVKGVSLDLDELLTVDRELLGLKQRVEAMQAERNANAKLVPRATPEERPALIQKGKDLGEELKGLEPALRAHEDALKQLLLRVPNIPLDSVPLGADDSENVELRREGTLPHFGFTPLDHVELLERHGWSDPERVAQVSGSRSYLLKGEAVLLEMAVQMFALDFLAGRGFTPLSTSALVRPETLVGSGHFPGGEDQVYKIEGEELMLAGTSEVPVNSLYAGEQLPLSALPITFAAISAAFRSEAGSAGRDVRGLIRVHEFRKVEQYVLCRADQTEALAWFDRILKNAEDLLAALELPYRVVQNCTGDMGAGKVVMYDIETWVPSEQMYRETHSCSYLGDWQARRTGLRYRDEDGKLTYAHTLNNTGIATPRILVPFLENHQQADGTIRIPQALRPYLGGKERLGQAVR, encoded by the coding sequence ATGCTGGACCTCAAATTCATCCGTGAGAATGCCGGAGCCGTGCGGCGCGCCATCGAGGTCAAGGGCGTCTCTCTGGATCTGGACGAACTGCTGACCGTGGACCGCGAGCTGCTGGGCCTCAAGCAGCGCGTCGAGGCCATGCAGGCCGAGCGCAACGCCAACGCCAAGCTGGTGCCCCGGGCCACGCCCGAGGAGCGCCCCGCCCTGATTCAGAAGGGCAAGGACTTGGGCGAGGAACTCAAGGGTCTGGAGCCTGCCCTGCGCGCCCATGAGGACGCCCTGAAACAGCTGCTGCTGCGCGTGCCGAACATCCCGCTGGACAGCGTGCCGCTGGGCGCCGATGACAGTGAGAACGTGGAGCTGCGCCGCGAGGGCACGCTGCCCCACTTTGGCTTCACGCCGCTGGACCACGTGGAACTGCTGGAGCGTCATGGCTGGAGCGACCCCGAACGGGTGGCGCAGGTGTCGGGCAGCCGCAGCTACCTGCTGAAGGGCGAGGCCGTGCTGCTGGAGATGGCCGTGCAGATGTTCGCGCTGGATTTCCTGGCGGGGCGCGGCTTCACTCCGCTGAGCACCAGCGCTCTGGTCAGGCCCGAGACGCTGGTGGGCAGCGGTCACTTTCCCGGCGGCGAGGATCAGGTCTACAAGATCGAGGGCGAGGAACTGATGCTGGCGGGCACCTCCGAGGTGCCGGTGAACAGCCTGTACGCCGGCGAGCAGTTGCCGCTCTCGGCCCTGCCCATCACCTTCGCGGCCATCAGCGCGGCCTTCCGCAGCGAGGCGGGATCGGCGGGGCGCGACGTGCGCGGACTGATCCGTGTGCACGAGTTCCGCAAGGTCGAGCAGTACGTGCTGTGCCGCGCCGACCAGACCGAGGCGCTGGCGTGGTTCGACCGGATTCTCAAGAATGCCGAGGACCTGCTCGCGGCCCTGGAACTGCCGTACCGCGTGGTGCAGAACTGCACCGGCGATATGGGGGCCGGCAAGGTCGTGATGTATGACATCGAGACCTGGGTGCCCAGCGAGCAGATGTACCGCGAGACGCATTCCTGCTCGTACCTGGGCGACTGGCAGGCCCGCCGCACCGGGCTGCGCTACCGCGACGAGGACGGCAAGCTGACGTATGCCCACACCCTGAACAACACCGGGATCGCCACGCCGCGCATCCTCGTTCCGTTCCTGGAAAACCATCAGCAGGCCGACGGCACCATCCGCATTCCGCAGGCGCTGCGGCCCTACCTGGGCGGCAAGGAGCGCCTGGGCCAGGCGGTGCGCTGA
- a CDS encoding hydroxyacid-oxoacid transhydrogenase has product MNDERERIFTVEATPVKFGPGAALDTGWELRRLGARRVFFVVDPEVLRLGLADAVLDSVRTEGIEVTVYSDVETEPTLACFERAVAAARAADADAFAALGGGSAIDIAKVANLVVSDGGAIMEYVNAPVGGGRQPAGALRPLLAIPTTPGSGSEATTVAILDLPELRIKTGISHRRLRPTQAIVDPELTRSAPAAVTASAGLDVVCHAAESFLSRPYTTRERPATPGDRPPYQGSNPVADVWSAQALRSGGRYLRRAVHDAGDGEARGAMMLSATMAGVGFGSAGVHIPHACAYPLAGLRHVYQHPGYPGDKRFVPHGFSVIVTAPAAFRFTFDSDPAKHLEAATLLTGQTYAPDDREALPRALLALMRDVGAPLGIREFGYDDLDIPALVDGAMKQQRLLNVAPRSPSASDLERIFAESMDG; this is encoded by the coding sequence ATGAACGACGAACGGGAGAGGATTTTTACCGTGGAGGCCACGCCGGTCAAGTTTGGTCCCGGCGCGGCGCTGGACACTGGCTGGGAGCTGCGGCGGCTGGGGGCGCGGCGGGTGTTTTTCGTGGTGGACCCCGAGGTGCTGCGGCTGGGGCTGGCCGACGCCGTGCTGGACAGTGTCCGCACCGAGGGCATTGAGGTCACCGTGTATTCGGACGTGGAAACCGAGCCGACGCTGGCGTGCTTCGAGCGGGCCGTGGCGGCGGCGCGTGCAGCTGACGCCGACGCCTTCGCCGCGTTGGGCGGCGGCAGCGCCATCGACATCGCCAAGGTGGCGAATCTGGTGGTCTCGGACGGGGGCGCGATCATGGAGTACGTGAACGCGCCGGTGGGTGGGGGCCGTCAGCCGGCGGGGGCGCTGCGCCCGCTGCTGGCCATTCCCACCACCCCCGGCAGCGGCTCGGAGGCCACCACCGTCGCCATCCTCGACCTGCCGGAACTGCGGATCAAGACGGGCATCAGCCACCGCCGTCTGCGGCCCACGCAGGCCATTGTGGACCCGGAGCTGACCCGCAGCGCCCCCGCCGCCGTCACCGCCTCGGCGGGGCTGGACGTGGTGTGCCACGCCGCCGAGAGCTTTCTGAGCCGCCCCTACACCACCCGTGAGCGGCCCGCTACACCCGGCGACCGCCCCCCGTACCAGGGCAGCAATCCGGTGGCGGACGTGTGGTCGGCCCAGGCGCTGCGCAGCGGGGGCCGGTACCTGCGCCGCGCGGTCCACGATGCGGGCGACGGCGAGGCCCGCGGAGCCATGATGCTCAGCGCCACCATGGCGGGGGTGGGCTTCGGCTCGGCGGGCGTCCACATTCCGCACGCCTGCGCGTATCCGCTCGCGGGCCTCAGACACGTGTACCAGCACCCCGGATACCCCGGCGACAAGCGCTTCGTGCCGCACGGCTTCAGCGTGATCGTGACCGCGCCCGCCGCCTTCCGCTTCACCTTTGACAGCGATCCGGCCAAGCATCTGGAGGCCGCCACGCTGCTCACCGGGCAGACCTACGCCCCGGACGACCGCGAGGCCTTGCCCCGTGCCCTGCTGGCGCTGATGCGGGATGTCGGTGCGCCGCTGGGCATCCGCGAGTTTGGCTACGACGACCTGGATATTCCGGCGCTGGTGGACGGAGCCATGAAGCAGCAGCGGCTGTTGAACGTGGCTCCCCGCTCCCCCAGCGCCAGTGATCTGGAACGGATTTTTGCCGAATCCATGGACGGCTGA